The genomic window CCACTTCCTCGGTGGTAGGTAGTATGAGCTCCTTTTCTGAGAGTTTTAGAAGAAGCTCTTTCCTGCGTTCAAGGATGTTAGAAACCCTCTTATAAAAGAGTGGACTAAATTCCATGGTTTAAAATATAAGCCATGAAGCTAACTGTAGTTGGAGGAGGATACGTAGGGCTTACAACGGGCGTGTGCTTTGCACACCTTGGGCACGAGGTTATGGTGGTGGAGAAAATCCCTCAAAAGGTGGAGCTCCTGAAGGCTGGTAAGTCACCCATTTATGAGCCGGGACTTGAGGAGCTTATGCATGAGAGTCTAAGTTCTAATAGGCTAAAATTCACCACGGACCTGAAGGAAGGGCTTGAGTTTTCTGATGTGATATTTATCTGTGTGGGGACGCCACAAAGACCTGATGGCTCTGCGGACCTTTCACAGGTGGAAGAGGTGGCAAGGGAAACCGCAAAGCTCATGACCTCTTATAAGCTCCTCATAGAAAAGTCCACCGTTCCAGTAAACACACACCAGCTTATAAAAAAGACAGTGCAAAGATACATAAAAAGTCCAGATATACCCTACGATGTGGCGTCAAACCCTGAGTTCCTTAGAGAAGGCTCCGCCATAGAGGATTTTCTCAAACCTGATAGGATAGTGGTGGGAGTGGAAAGCGAAAGGGCAAAGAAGATATTTGAGGAACTCTATAAAGACTTTAACTGTCCCATAATCTTTACAGACCCAGCTACCGCAGAACTTATAAAGCATGCAAGCAATTCCTTCCTTGCTATGAAAATATCCTTCATAAACATGGTCGCAGACCTCTGCGAAAAAACTGGTGCGGACATAAAGCTGGTTGCGGACGGTATGGGCTACGATAAACGCATAGGAAGGGATTTTCTCAATGCAGGCATAGGCTATGGAGGTTCTTGCTTTCCAAAGGATGTGAAGGCTTTTATAAGGATAGCTCAAGACTACGGGCTTGACTTTGGACTTTTGAGGGAGGTAGACAGGATAAACCAAGAAAGACCCATAAGGTTTGTGGAGAAGGTAAAGAGGGTTCTTTGGAGCGTTAAAGACAAAAAGCTGGCGGTTTGGGGGCTTGCCTTTAAACCAAACACGGATGACATAAGAGAAGCACCATCCATAAAGATAGTGGAAATGCTACTAAGGGAGGGTGCAAAACTTTCCCTTTATGACCCCAAGGCTATGGAGAACTTCAAACTCCTCTTTCCGGAAGGTAAGGGCATAAGCTATGCAAAAGACCCTTATAGTGCGGTAGAAAATGCGGAAGCCCTGCTTATACTTACAGAATGGGAAGAGTTTAAAAAAGCGGACTTAAAAAGGGTAAAGAGCCTTATGGCTTTACCCATTATAGTGGATGGCAGAAATGTATACGAACCACCGGAGGTAAGGGCTTTAGGCTTTGAATACTACCCTGTGGGAAGATGAGGGTTTTGATAACCGGCGTGGCAGGCTTTATAGGTTCGCATCTTGCGGAGAGGTTCTTAGAGGAAGGCTTTTATGTTATAGGCATGGACAACTTTCTCACTGGCAGTCCAGACAACATAGCCCATCTTTTTGAGAAGAAAAACTTTCGCTTTATACACTACAACGTGGTTAACTACATATACGTAGAAGGTCCAGTGGACCTCGTAGTCCATTTAGCCTGTCCTGCCTCTCCCGTAGACTATATGAACCATCCCATACACACCATGAAGGTGGATTCCCTTGGCACTCTCAATACTCTGGGTTTTGCCAAGCTAAAGGGTTCAAGGTATGTCTTTGCCTCCTCTTCTGAAGTCTATGGTTCTGCACAGGTCCATCCTCAACCAGAAGACTACTGGGGATATGTAAATCCAGTGGGTCCAAGAAGCGTTTACGATGAGGCTAAGAGGTTTTCTGAAGCGTTGTGTATGGCTTATCACAGAGAACATGGACTTGATGTGAGGATTGCAAGGATATTTAACACCTACGGTCCACGTATGAGGAGAAATGACGGAAGAGTAATACCCACTTTTATAGAGAAAGCACTTAGGGGTGAGCCACTACCCATATATGGAGATGGCTCACAGACAAGGAGCTTTTGCTACATAGATGACCTTGTGGATGGACTTTTTAGACTATCTGTGGAAGAGGGACTCGCTGGCACGGTGGTAAACTTGGGAAATCCTGAGGAAGTTTCTATATTGGAACTTGCCCAAAAGGTTATTGAGCTTTCCGAATCTTCCTCAAAGATTGAGTTTCTTCCGCCCAGAGATGACGACCCACCCAGAAGATGTCCAGACATAAGCAGAGCAAAGAAATTGCTGGGCTGGTTTCCTCAAATATCCTTTGAAGAGGGTCTAAAAATAACCTTTAGATGGTTTGTAGGGTTATAATAATCTCATAAAGGAGGGTAGCTGTGAAAAGAGAAAGGCTTGTAATACTTCTCGGAGTGCTTGTTGCCCTTGTGTTTTTTTATCTCGGTTTGAATGAGTGGCTAAAGACCAAAGAAGAAAAGGTTCAGCCACCGCCCCTTGTAGTTAAACCTTCATCTCAGAAGAAAGAAGAGCCGCAGGCTCAACAACCTCCTGCGTCTACGAAGTTAGAACCTAAATCAGAGCCTAAGAAACAAGAAGAGAAGCAAGAAATAAAGGAAGCGCCAAAAACTAAAGAGCAAGACGTGATAGCTCAAAAGATAAAGGAGGAAAAGAAGACAGAAGCACCCCAAAAAACAAAAGAGGGTGAAAAAGTCACAAAAGTACCTTTGAAAACTTATACAGTTCAAATAGGAGCCTTTAAGAGTAAGGAAAGTGCGGAGAAGGTAGTAGAGAGGGCAAGAAAAATGGGTTATAAGGTCAACATAGTTGAAGAGGATAACTTCTATAAGGTTAGGGTTTTGGTGAAAACTGATGACATAAACAGTGAACTAAGAAAACTGAGAGGAACCTTTGGTGGTGCTATAGTTAAGCAATGAGAAAATTCACATTCTTGATTTTTCTCTTTATCTTTTCCTGTGCTCCAAAGCAAGAAGATGTTTCTAAATCCCAGTGGCAGTATTTTTATGACCTTGGCATGTCCTCTTACATAGCCAAAAACTATTCAGAAGCTATAGCCAACTTCTTCAGAGCAACACAACTTGCACCACAAGAGCCAAAGGTATGGAACGCTTTGGGGCTCGCCTACATGGAGGTGCAAGAATACCAAAAGGCAGAGAGTGCCTTTCTTAGAGCCCTTCAGGTGGATAAAACATATACGGAAGCAAAGCTCAACTTAGGAGTGCTCTACTATAAACAGAAGGACTATGAGCGGGCTATAAGGGTTCTTAGGGATGTCATAGAAGACGAAGCATTTCCTCAAAAGCACATGGCTTTTTACTCCCTAGCAAAAGTCTATCAGGCTATTGATAGGAAAGAAGACTATCTTGCTAACCTCCGTAAGGCTGTTGCTTACAACCCCATGTTTATTGATGCACAATTGGAGCTTGCCCAGCTCTATGAAGGCGAGGGGGACTATGCTTCTGCCAAGGAAGTCTATCAGCGTCTTATAAACAACGGCATGGGAAACCCATCCATATACCTCAGCCTAGCTGGTGTCGAATACAAGCTTGGCGACTACACTTCTGCCAAGGAATACATAAGGAAGGTTTTAGAGGATAGACAGACCACGTCTCAATTCAAGTCTAGAGCCTATGAGCTTCTCAGTCTTGTCCTTATAGCAGAGCAGAGCAGACAGAGCACGCCGAGGCTTCTAGAGAGAGAAGAAAAGCAGCAAGAACCAGCTTCTGAAAAGAATAGGTCCAACCAAGTAAAACCCCAAGAAGCAGAAGTTCTTAAGCCAGCCATGAAATTTTACAGAATTCAGCTTGGTGCCTTTTCTTCCGCAACCTCTGCAAGGGCTTGGAGAGATAGGCTTGAGAAGGAGCTAAATCTCAAAGATGTATCTGTCGTGGAAAGTGCGGGCATTTTTAGGGTTTTCTACGGCAGGTATGAGAGTAGAGAGGAAGCTATGAGGCAACTTGAAAAGCTTCGTAGCATGAACCTATACGGTTTTATAGTCTACGAGTAGCTTATAGGCTTCCCTTTGTTGAGGGTATACCTCCGCTTGTAAGGCTCACCGCCTGCCGAAGGCTCAATGCAAGACCCTTAAAGCAGGCTTCTGCCACATGGTGAAGAATTTTGCCGGAGATCACCCTTATGTGAAGGGTGCTTTTGCTTTCTAAGGCAAATCCTTTAAAGAACTCCCATATGAGTTCAAAGTCAAACTCTGTTATCTTACCCCTTAGGTTCAAGTCTTCGTAAAAAAACAGAGGTCTTCCTGATATGTCTACGCTTACCATGGCAAGGGCTTCGTCCATGGGCACTATAGCGTATCCGTAGCGGTTTATACCCCTTTTGTCTCCAAGGGCCTGCAGAAAAGCCATACCCAGCACTATACCCACATCCTCCACCGTGTGATGATATGAAACATGCACATCACCTTCTGCATAAAGCTCTATGTCAAACCTTGCATGCCTTGCGAGGGTTTCCACCATGTGCGTTAGAAAACCCACAGGCGTCTCTACCCTGTAGCTTCCCTCCCCATCAAGGTTCAGAAATACCTCTATCTTCGTCTCCCGTGTCTGCCGAGTAATATGTGCCTTCCTCATGTAGCATGT from Hydrogenobacter sp. T-8 includes these protein-coding regions:
- a CDS encoding UDP-glucose dehydrogenase family protein; translation: MKLTVVGGGYVGLTTGVCFAHLGHEVMVVEKIPQKVELLKAGKSPIYEPGLEELMHESLSSNRLKFTTDLKEGLEFSDVIFICVGTPQRPDGSADLSQVEEVARETAKLMTSYKLLIEKSTVPVNTHQLIKKTVQRYIKSPDIPYDVASNPEFLREGSAIEDFLKPDRIVVGVESERAKKIFEELYKDFNCPIIFTDPATAELIKHASNSFLAMKISFINMVADLCEKTGADIKLVADGMGYDKRIGRDFLNAGIGYGGSCFPKDVKAFIRIAQDYGLDFGLLREVDRINQERPIRFVEKVKRVLWSVKDKKLAVWGLAFKPNTDDIREAPSIKIVEMLLREGAKLSLYDPKAMENFKLLFPEGKGISYAKDPYSAVENAEALLILTEWEEFKKADLKRVKSLMALPIIVDGRNVYEPPEVRALGFEYYPVGR
- a CDS encoding UDP-glucuronic acid decarboxylase family protein gives rise to the protein MRVLITGVAGFIGSHLAERFLEEGFYVIGMDNFLTGSPDNIAHLFEKKNFRFIHYNVVNYIYVEGPVDLVVHLACPASPVDYMNHPIHTMKVDSLGTLNTLGFAKLKGSRYVFASSSEVYGSAQVHPQPEDYWGYVNPVGPRSVYDEAKRFSEALCMAYHREHGLDVRIARIFNTYGPRMRRNDGRVIPTFIEKALRGEPLPIYGDGSQTRSFCYIDDLVDGLFRLSVEEGLAGTVVNLGNPEEVSILELAQKVIELSESSSKIEFLPPRDDDPPRRCPDISRAKKLLGWFPQISFEEGLKITFRWFVGL
- a CDS encoding SPOR domain-containing protein; this translates as MKRERLVILLGVLVALVFFYLGLNEWLKTKEEKVQPPPLVVKPSSQKKEEPQAQQPPASTKLEPKSEPKKQEEKQEIKEAPKTKEQDVIAQKIKEEKKTEAPQKTKEGEKVTKVPLKTYTVQIGAFKSKESAEKVVERARKMGYKVNIVEEDNFYKVRVLVKTDDINSELRKLRGTFGGAIVKQ
- a CDS encoding SPOR domain-containing protein, with translation MRKFTFLIFLFIFSCAPKQEDVSKSQWQYFYDLGMSSYIAKNYSEAIANFFRATQLAPQEPKVWNALGLAYMEVQEYQKAESAFLRALQVDKTYTEAKLNLGVLYYKQKDYERAIRVLRDVIEDEAFPQKHMAFYSLAKVYQAIDRKEDYLANLRKAVAYNPMFIDAQLELAQLYEGEGDYASAKEVYQRLINNGMGNPSIYLSLAGVEYKLGDYTSAKEYIRKVLEDRQTTSQFKSRAYELLSLVLIAEQSRQSTPRLLEREEKQQEPASEKNRSNQVKPQEAEVLKPAMKFYRIQLGAFSSATSARAWRDRLEKELNLKDVSVVESAGIFRVFYGRYESREEAMRQLEKLRSMNLYGFIVYE
- the hisB gene encoding imidazoleglycerol-phosphate dehydratase HisB, encoding MRKAHITRQTRETKIEVFLNLDGEGSYRVETPVGFLTHMVETLARHARFDIELYAEGDVHVSYHHTVEDVGIVLGMAFLQALGDKRGINRYGYAIVPMDEALAMVSVDISGRPLFFYEDLNLRGKITEFDFELIWEFFKGFALESKSTLHIRVISGKILHHVAEACFKGLALSLRQAVSLTSGGIPSTKGSL